GACCATTGGCGCGATAGGTGTCCGGCGCCGGCACCGTGAGCACATGCTGGCCAAGGGGTACACTATCCCCAAGCAACGGCGAGATTTCCGCCGCCGAAGCCGTAACGCCATGATAGGCGTTCTCCGTAATGATGATGCCGGTGCCACCTGTATAATAGCGTGCCAACCGGAGGGCTAGATCGACCGCCTCGCTTCCGGTGCAGGTGTACATCACACGGTCCAGGTCTGCCGGAAACGTCGCCAAAAGCCTTTCAGAGTAGGAGAGGATTTGGTCGTTCAGATAACGTGTATGAGTATTGAGTTGCGATGCCTGGTGACTTATTGCGTCCACGACGTGCGGGTGGCAATGACCAACCGACGGCACGTTATTATAGGCGTCGAGATAGGTTTCTCCGTCCGGTCCATACAGCCATACGCCTTTGGCCTTTGTGATATGGACCGGATTTTCATAAAAGAGCCGATACGACGATCCGAGTAACATCTGCCGGCGCTCGATCATCTTTCGCTCTCGGTCCGGCAGGCTACCGAGCCGAGCGGCGTCGAAGCCGTTAACCATAGCCGCACTCGGCTTGGTGGAAACGGGTCTTTTCATTCTCTTGATCCTTGTCGATTGGCCGCGCGCAGTCTTTCACTAGCGACAGTCCTCGGAATTGCATCAAGACGCGCCAGTTGGGCCCAAACGCTGGCGCTTTGGGTTGTAAAGCGTTGAGCATGCTCGGGAAACAGCCGCGCGCGCCACTTCGGAATGCAAAGCCGCATCACTAACCGCATGACCGCTACCGTGTAGACAAGGTCGACTTCAGTGTCGGACAGGAAACATTCTCTGCGATACCCCCTGATAAGATCGCATATCGCCTCTACCGGATCGGGTTCATCCCCGATCTGGTAAGCAGCAGCGACGCCGAAGTCGAAAAGCGTGGGCGCGTGCACCATGTCACCAAAATCGATGATGCCAGTGATTGTATCGGGCGTCGTCGTATCGACAAGAATGTTTTCCATATTAAAGTCGTTGTGGATTACCTGTGCCTGTAACGAGTCCATGACCGGCACAATCATCGTCTCGAACTCATCGATCGCATTTTCGAGGCGTTTCCGCTGATGTATATCAGCAAACGTCGGCAGGACTTCGCGCATCCCTATCGCATGTTTCAAATCCCAGGTGATACGGTGGGAGGCAGCCTCATGTGAAAAGCTCTTCAAGGCCTTTTGCAAACGTCCGAGCAGCGCGCCAACCCGCCGGCGCTGTAGAGGAGACTGTGGCGCGGTCCGTTGTGCAACGCCGGGCGCGAAGGTGACCATGCGCACACCGCGTTCGTTGCCGTCGTCCGTCACAAAGCGAAAATCCGCGGCACCGTCACGTGTGCGGACGACACGCTGGGAAGGAATTCCGGGGTCCACTCCCTCCACATGTAAAAGCGCCATGCTATGCATGGAGGTGACGAGAGGATCCTCTGCAGGGTTGAGGATTTTCAAAAGATAGGCAGTGCCGTCCTCAAGCATCAGGCGGTAATTGCTGTCCTTTTCACCCCACAGCCATTCCGCGCGGCCAGAGAGGCCGTAATGGTCGCGAGCAAGTTGTTGAGCTTGATGGCGCGGCACGGGGATGGAAGCAGTTTCCAGTTCGGCACCGAGCACACCTGTTTTTGAAATTTTTTTCAACGCGGACCCTATTCTGTTCCTGGTGCGGCGTCTGGCCGATACGGTGCTTTCAGCAATGTCGAAACACCGCAGTCGGGCGCCTGGCGACTATCCCCTCGCCAAAAACCAACTCAACAACTCCGGATCGTACATCTCACCGCCTAAAGCGTTCGACAAGCGTCTCCGCGGTCGTCCAGATTGAGAATCTCCGGACTGCGCCATCCTCTGAACCAAATCTCAACCCGGTTCAAAATGCCGATTAGGACCATTGCGTGTTGTAGTCAACATTGTATACATAATCGTATTCTGCTTGATCGAGCAAGAGGGAAAAAGTTATCATGACGCTCGCCGGCCCGGTTAATCGTCGCGTGCCTCGCCGCCCGCAGCCCCGACGTCGAGATGGTGACAAGCGGAAACCCCACTGCTAGCACATGCTCTCCTG
This Rhizobium sp. NZLR1 DNA region includes the following protein-coding sequences:
- a CDS encoding phosphotransferase, translating into MKKISKTGVLGAELETASIPVPRHQAQQLARDHYGLSGRAEWLWGEKDSNYRLMLEDGTAYLLKILNPAEDPLVTSMHSMALLHVEGVDPGIPSQRVVRTRDGAADFRFVTDDGNERGVRMVTFAPGVAQRTAPQSPLQRRRVGALLGRLQKALKSFSHEAASHRITWDLKHAIGMREVLPTFADIHQRKRLENAIDEFETMIVPVMDSLQAQVIHNDFNMENILVDTTTPDTITGIIDFGDMVHAPTLFDFGVAAAYQIGDEPDPVEAICDLIRGYRRECFLSDTEVDLVYTVAVMRLVMRLCIPKWRARLFPEHAQRFTTQSASVWAQLARLDAIPRTVASERLRAANRQGSRE